From the Gordonia bronchialis DSM 43247 genome, one window contains:
- the nrfD gene encoding NrfD/PsrC family molybdoenzyme membrane anchor subunit, whose translation MTSEYDSVRPPEPPRRRRRFGKRQDRPNVGADGTREMTMVPDVEFTSYYGHNVVKPPPWGDEIAAYLFLGGVAGGSGLLAAGAQVTGREALRRNARLGALGAVGVGALALVADLGRPDRFYNMLRTFKITSPMSVGSWILTAYSGGIGVATAAEVDRLTGERIPLGTLRPVLRAVEAPAGIVGAVFSPLLAVYTAVLLSDTAVPTWNAVHRDLPFVFVSSASLAASGLAMITTGVDDAGPARTLAAIGAACDVAATRYMEHRADPVATEPLHEGTPGTLMRTAERLAIAGGVGALLSGRSRVVSVASGLALLAASACTRFGVFHAGIESAKNPRYTIEPQKRRLAARRAAGIVDDSITTGQ comes from the coding sequence ATGACCTCCGAATACGATTCGGTCCGTCCACCGGAGCCACCGCGGCGTCGTCGTCGGTTCGGAAAGCGACAGGACCGCCCGAACGTCGGCGCGGACGGCACCCGCGAGATGACGATGGTGCCCGACGTCGAGTTCACCTCGTATTACGGGCACAACGTCGTCAAACCTCCCCCGTGGGGCGACGAGATCGCCGCCTACCTCTTCCTCGGTGGCGTCGCGGGCGGATCGGGCCTGCTGGCTGCGGGCGCCCAGGTGACCGGACGAGAGGCGTTGCGCCGCAACGCACGTCTGGGTGCACTGGGTGCCGTGGGGGTAGGTGCGCTGGCCCTCGTCGCCGACCTCGGCCGCCCCGACCGCTTCTACAACATGCTGCGTACCTTCAAGATCACCTCACCGATGAGCGTCGGATCGTGGATTCTGACGGCCTACTCCGGCGGTATCGGCGTGGCGACGGCGGCCGAGGTGGATCGCCTCACCGGTGAACGGATTCCGTTGGGAACGCTTCGCCCGGTTCTGCGAGCGGTGGAGGCGCCGGCCGGGATCGTCGGGGCGGTGTTCTCGCCGCTGCTGGCGGTCTACACCGCGGTGTTGTTGTCCGACACCGCCGTTCCCACGTGGAACGCTGTGCACCGGGATCTGCCGTTCGTGTTCGTGAGTTCGGCGAGCCTGGCGGCGAGTGGACTCGCGATGATCACCACCGGGGTGGACGACGCCGGACCCGCCCGTACGCTCGCCGCGATCGGCGCCGCCTGTGACGTCGCCGCGACTCGGTACATGGAACACCGCGCCGACCCGGTCGCCACCGAACCGCTCCACGAGGGCACGCCGGGAACGCTGATGCGCACCGCCGAGCGGCTCGCCATCGCCGGCGGAGTGGGCGCCCTGCTGAGCGGCCGATCCCGTGTGGTGTCGGTGGCCTCGGGTCTCGCGTTGCTCGCGGCGTCGGCGTGCACCCGGTTCGGGGTGTTCCACGCCGGCATCGAATCCGCCAAGAACCCGCGCTACACCATCGAACCCCAGAAGCGTCGGCTCGCCGCGCGCCGGGCCGCCGGGATCGTCGACGATTCGATTACGACCGGTCAGTGA
- the fdh gene encoding formate dehydrogenase, which translates to MPSFSPLEWPVVRQLRSGDVFGRGPAVTSKHTRAVEPRTATADRIVQSVCPFCAVGCGQKVFVKDGRVTQIEGDPDSPISRGRLCPKGASSEQLVNNPMRQTTIRYRPPYATDWQDLDLDTAIDMIADRFVESRANTWQERDEQGRILRRTMGIASLGGATLDNEENYLIKKLFTAAGAIQIENQARIUHSATVPSLGASFGRGGATQPLQDMANADCIVLIGGNMAEAHPVGFQWVAEAKARGARVIHVDPRFTRTSAVADKHIAIRAGSDVVLLGGLINYAITHERYFHDYVVAYTNAATLISEDYRDTEDLGGLFSGFDPETGQYDPSTWAYDDPSDDAAGEQGGEHGASASDRAAGDEHGSGGPSLGHARVRRDDTLQHPRTVFQILKRHFARYTPEMVRDMCGISVDEFDYLARSIVDNSGRERTTCFGYATGWTQHTLGAQFIRTAAVLQLLLGNVGRPGSGIMALRGHASIQGSTDIPTLFNLLPGYLPMPSVGRHDTFPDYLDAIASKKQKGYWAYADTYVVSLLKAWFGDAATAENDWCFDHLPRLTGPAGTYQTTVAMLADEVEGYFVLGQNPAVGSANGRQQRLAMSHLKWMVVRDLNMIESATWWKEGPEIDSGELRTTDIGTEVFFLPAATHVEKAGSFTQTQRMVQWRHQAVRPPGQAQSELDFFFELGKRIRARLKDSDDPRDRPLLDLTWDYPLDEHGNPEPESVLSEINGYYVSGPDAGKNLTAYGEMRADGSTAGGCWIYTGVYAGAHNQAARRTPNGGNGIAQSEWGWVWPADRRILYNRASADPAGKPWSERKRYMWWDADAGRWTGPDVADFPVDRAPHARPDPDLGGAEALCGDDPFIMQADGKGWLFAPKGLVDGPLPAHYEPQESPVVNALYPQQQAPARIIFARDDNLDAPSGDDPGAEVYPYVFTTYRLTEHHTAGGMSRWSPYLAELQPEMFCEVSRELAAERGLENEGWATIISPRAAIEARVLVTDRMSALTINGRRVHQVGLPYHWGVGSHAVVAGDAANDLIGVTLDPNVQIQESKVGSCDIVAGRRPQGAALLDLVRAYQERAGVTTQTDNIRITDPDAAEEE; encoded by the coding sequence GTGCCGTCCTTCAGCCCCCTGGAATGGCCGGTCGTTCGACAGCTGCGCTCCGGCGACGTGTTCGGGCGCGGTCCGGCCGTGACCTCGAAGCACACGCGTGCCGTCGAGCCACGTACCGCCACCGCCGATCGGATCGTGCAGAGCGTCTGTCCGTTCTGCGCGGTCGGATGCGGCCAGAAGGTCTTCGTCAAGGACGGACGCGTCACCCAGATCGAGGGCGACCCCGACTCACCGATCTCGCGCGGCCGACTCTGCCCGAAGGGTGCTTCCAGCGAGCAGCTGGTCAACAACCCGATGCGGCAGACCACGATTCGTTATCGACCGCCCTACGCCACCGACTGGCAGGATCTCGATCTGGACACCGCGATCGACATGATCGCCGACCGCTTCGTGGAATCCCGCGCCAACACCTGGCAGGAACGCGACGAGCAGGGTCGTATCCTGCGCCGAACCATGGGCATCGCGTCGCTCGGGGGCGCAACCCTCGACAACGAAGAGAACTACCTCATCAAGAAGCTCTTCACCGCGGCCGGCGCGATCCAGATCGAGAACCAGGCCCGGATATGACACTCCGCCACGGTTCCCAGTCTGGGGGCCTCGTTCGGACGCGGCGGCGCAACGCAACCACTACAGGACATGGCCAACGCCGATTGCATCGTGCTCATCGGCGGCAACATGGCCGAAGCACACCCGGTGGGTTTCCAGTGGGTGGCCGAGGCCAAGGCGCGCGGCGCACGGGTGATCCATGTCGATCCGCGGTTCACCCGGACCTCGGCGGTCGCCGACAAACACATCGCGATCCGCGCCGGTTCTGACGTGGTTCTGCTCGGCGGACTGATCAACTATGCGATCACCCACGAGCGCTACTTCCATGACTACGTGGTGGCCTATACCAACGCGGCGACGCTGATCAGTGAGGATTACCGCGACACCGAGGACCTGGGCGGACTGTTCTCCGGCTTCGACCCGGAAACCGGGCAATACGATCCGTCGACGTGGGCGTACGACGACCCATCGGACGACGCGGCCGGTGAGCAGGGCGGCGAGCACGGGGCGAGCGCATCGGACCGTGCTGCCGGCGACGAACACGGTTCGGGCGGACCGTCTCTGGGCCACGCACGGGTCCGGCGCGACGATACCCTGCAGCATCCGCGGACCGTGTTCCAAATCCTCAAACGGCATTTCGCGCGGTACACGCCCGAGATGGTCCGCGACATGTGCGGCATCTCCGTCGACGAATTCGACTATCTCGCGCGGTCGATCGTCGACAACTCGGGACGCGAACGGACGACCTGCTTCGGGTACGCGACGGGATGGACGCAGCACACCCTGGGCGCCCAGTTCATCCGTACCGCCGCGGTCCTGCAATTGTTGCTGGGCAACGTCGGGCGCCCCGGCAGCGGCATCATGGCGTTGCGCGGGCACGCGAGCATCCAGGGGTCGACGGACATCCCGACGCTGTTCAATCTGCTTCCCGGCTACCTGCCCATGCCGTCAGTCGGGCGACACGACACCTTCCCCGACTACCTCGACGCGATCGCGTCGAAGAAGCAGAAGGGCTACTGGGCCTACGCCGACACCTACGTCGTGAGCCTGCTCAAGGCCTGGTTCGGCGATGCCGCAACCGCCGAGAACGACTGGTGCTTCGACCATCTGCCGCGACTCACCGGACCGGCGGGTACCTACCAGACCACGGTGGCCATGCTCGCCGACGAGGTCGAGGGATACTTCGTCCTCGGCCAGAATCCGGCCGTCGGCTCGGCCAATGGCCGTCAGCAACGGCTGGCGATGTCGCACCTGAAGTGGATGGTCGTCCGGGATCTCAACATGATCGAATCCGCGACATGGTGGAAGGAGGGCCCGGAGATCGATTCCGGCGAACTGCGCACCACCGACATCGGCACCGAGGTGTTCTTCCTGCCCGCAGCGACGCACGTGGAGAAGGCCGGGTCGTTCACCCAGACCCAGCGGATGGTCCAGTGGCGTCACCAGGCCGTCCGACCACCGGGTCAGGCGCAGAGCGAACTCGACTTCTTCTTCGAACTCGGCAAGCGAATCCGGGCGCGGCTCAAGGACTCCGACGATCCACGCGACCGTCCGCTGCTGGATCTCACCTGGGACTATCCGCTCGACGAGCACGGCAACCCCGAGCCCGAGTCCGTTCTGTCGGAGATCAACGGCTACTACGTGTCCGGACCTGACGCCGGCAAGAACCTGACTGCCTATGGCGAGATGCGGGCCGACGGCTCGACGGCCGGCGGGTGCTGGATCTACACCGGTGTGTATGCGGGTGCGCACAATCAGGCCGCTCGCCGAACTCCCAACGGCGGCAACGGGATCGCCCAATCCGAATGGGGTTGGGTGTGGCCCGCCGACCGTCGGATCCTCTACAACCGCGCCTCGGCCGACCCGGCCGGCAAGCCGTGGAGCGAACGCAAACGCTACATGTGGTGGGACGCCGACGCCGGGCGCTGGACCGGGCCCGACGTGGCCGACTTCCCGGTCGACCGCGCACCGCACGCCCGCCCGGACCCCGATCTCGGTGGCGCCGAGGCGCTCTGCGGTGACGACCCGTTCATCATGCAGGCCGACGGCAAGGGCTGGCTGTTCGCGCCCAAGGGACTCGTCGACGGCCCGCTCCCGGCCCACTACGAGCCGCAGGAATCCCCGGTCGTGAACGCCCTGTATCCGCAGCAACAGGCGCCGGCCCGAATCATCTTCGCGCGTGACGACAACCTCGATGCACCCAGCGGCGACGACCCGGGCGCCGAGGTCTATCCGTACGTTTTCACCACCTACCGGCTGACCGAGCATCACACCGCCGGCGGAATGAGCCGGTGGTCGCCGTATCTGGCCGAGCTGCAACCGGAGATGTTCTGCGAGGTATCGCGGGAACTCGCCGCCGAACGCGGACTGGAGAACGAGGGGTGGGCGACGATCATCTCGCCGCGCGCCGCGATCGAGGCACGCGTGCTGGTCACCGACCGGATGAGCGCGCTGACCATCAACGGGCGGCGTGTCCACCAGGTGGGCCTGCCATATCACTGGGGCGTCGGCTCGCACGCCGTCGTCGCCGGGGACGCAGCCAACGACCTCATCGGTGTCACACTGGATCCCAATGTGCAGATACAGGAATCGAAGGTCGGATCCTGTGACATCGTGGCCGGCCGCCGACCACAGGGTGCCGCACTATTGGATCTGGTGCGTGCTTACCAGGAGCGCGCCGGAGTGACCACCCAGACCGACAACATCCGGATCACCGATCCCGATGCGGCCGAGGAGGAGTGA
- a CDS encoding SDR family NAD(P)-dependent oxidoreductase codes for MPVLDLFDCTGKVVIVTGASSGLGVSFARGFAEAGADVVLAARRADKLADTAAMVEGLGRKSLVVPADVADPARCQAVVDAAMDAFGHVDVLINNAGVGTAFPATRETPEQFRTVIDVNLNGSYWMAQACGRVMQPGSAIINISSILGITTAGLPQAAYASSKAGVIGLTRDLAQQWGSRKGIRVNAIAPGFFESEMTDTYQDGYLDSQLPRVVLGRTGRGEEIAATAIWLATPASGYVTGQTVAVDGGVTIT; via the coding sequence ATGCCCGTTCTCGACCTGTTCGACTGCACCGGAAAAGTCGTCATCGTCACCGGCGCCTCGTCGGGGCTCGGGGTGTCGTTCGCCCGCGGCTTCGCCGAAGCCGGCGCTGACGTCGTGCTCGCCGCCCGGCGCGCCGACAAGCTCGCCGACACCGCAGCGATGGTGGAGGGCCTGGGACGCAAGTCGTTGGTCGTTCCCGCCGACGTCGCCGATCCCGCACGGTGCCAGGCCGTCGTCGACGCCGCGATGGACGCCTTCGGCCACGTCGACGTGCTGATCAACAACGCCGGTGTGGGCACCGCCTTCCCCGCCACCCGCGAGACACCCGAGCAGTTCCGCACGGTCATCGACGTCAACCTCAACGGCTCCTACTGGATGGCGCAGGCCTGCGGGCGGGTGATGCAGCCGGGCAGCGCGATCATCAACATCTCCAGCATCCTCGGCATCACCACCGCCGGACTTCCGCAGGCCGCCTACGCATCAAGCAAGGCCGGCGTCATCGGCCTCACCCGCGACCTCGCCCAACAATGGGGTTCACGCAAGGGCATCCGCGTCAACGCCATCGCCCCCGGATTCTTCGAGAGCGAGATGACCGACACCTACCAGGACGGCTACCTCGACAGCCAGCTCCCGCGCGTGGTGCTCGGCCGTACGGGCCGCGGCGAGGAAATCGCAGCCACCGCGATCTGGCTGGCCACCCCCGCTTCCGGCTACGTCACCGGCCAGACCGTCGCCGTCGACGGCGGCGTGACCATCACCTGA
- a CDS encoding LysR family transcriptional regulator: MTLTETDCTAPVASIPQPPLDLHRLEQFVAVVETGSLTDAAVRLSVSQQALSVAIRALEKQVGVTLFIRGKGMRPSPARLHLYESAQILLAAARRMVPELRAIGEAHTERLRVGYTPSVSSIDVLETIGNRVPATAHLQAERLFHRTLRDRLLAGEIDIALRRGGGTPRGLGNAVVRFDRLNVAVRTEHAESIRNRLRPISDPVQLTDLARLSLILWAPESRSRYSTFLLAQCRRLGFEPTATVSRFQGVDLVAAPLAVDRGFALVTTKPGSHLDGRITVMPLREEILAPLQALWLPTEESGLVGEVVRSISGATTDPALSDAG, encoded by the coding sequence ATGACCCTCACGGAGACCGATTGCACCGCACCCGTCGCCTCTATCCCGCAACCACCTCTCGACCTGCATCGCCTCGAGCAGTTCGTCGCCGTCGTCGAAACCGGGTCGCTCACCGATGCCGCCGTCCGACTCAGCGTCAGTCAGCAGGCACTGTCCGTTGCGATCCGCGCCCTCGAAAAGCAGGTGGGCGTCACCCTGTTCATCCGCGGCAAGGGAATGCGACCATCACCGGCCCGCCTGCACCTGTACGAGTCCGCCCAGATCCTCCTCGCCGCGGCCAGAAGGATGGTGCCGGAGTTGCGCGCCATCGGCGAGGCGCATACCGAACGGCTCCGCGTCGGCTATACCCCGTCTGTGTCCTCCATCGATGTCCTCGAGACGATCGGCAATCGGGTGCCGGCGACTGCACACCTGCAGGCGGAACGACTGTTCCACCGCACGTTGCGTGACCGGCTCCTCGCCGGCGAGATCGACATCGCGCTGCGGCGCGGCGGCGGCACTCCCCGTGGCCTGGGCAATGCCGTCGTCCGCTTCGATCGGCTCAACGTCGCAGTACGTACCGAACACGCAGAGTCCATCCGGAATCGACTGCGGCCCATCTCCGATCCGGTACAGCTGACCGATCTCGCCAGGCTCTCACTGATTCTGTGGGCTCCGGAATCACGGTCGAGGTACTCGACGTTTCTACTCGCACAATGCCGTCGCCTCGGCTTCGAGCCGACGGCCACGGTGAGTCGCTTCCAGGGCGTAGATCTCGTGGCGGCGCCGTTGGCCGTCGATCGGGGCTTCGCATTGGTCACCACGAAACCTGGAAGCCATCTGGACGGCCGGATCACCGTGATGCCGCTGCGCGAGGAAATCCTGGCACCACTGCAGGCGCTGTGGCTCCCGACGGAGGAGTCCGGTCTGGTCGGCGAGGTCGTCCGATCCATCAGCGGAGCCACCACGGACCCGGCGCTTTCCGACGCCGGCTGA
- a CDS encoding alpha/beta hydrolase, which produces MNWFLDLSLVDGWLLPTLVALGLLAMIWLVSVWSRRFLVLVVPTVAAVSVLAVLLAHWIIDGALKIFPEPVPTMIYVWSGVILFGVLLAIVRIIAPRPAGATASLTGRIISAVAMVAVIAAGMAQINAVTGKYPTIRTLVGAQHVETTDLPARQGSHAVRLEKWRAPSGLPEHGRVATVPIPATASGFTARPAKVYLPPAYFAAQRPVLPVIVLIAGQPGSPDDWLLSAGIADTLDEFAARHHGVTPIVIAADGTGTELGNPLCMDSRLGNVDTYLSTHLAEWARNSLDAETDRKKWAVGGLSCGGTCALQLVTNHPDMYSVFLNMSGQWEPTLGDRNRTVSAAFGGNAAAFTAVNPVDLMRTRKYPDVAGVFLVGADDHAYRPGLERVYRVANESGMNVRFDTIPGGHDFTLWDKGFRKELPWLAQRIGIG; this is translated from the coding sequence ATGAACTGGTTTCTCGACCTGTCCCTCGTCGACGGCTGGCTGCTGCCGACGCTCGTCGCCCTCGGTCTGCTCGCCATGATCTGGCTGGTGTCGGTCTGGTCGCGACGTTTCCTCGTCCTGGTGGTACCGACTGTCGCGGCGGTCAGTGTTCTCGCAGTTCTCCTGGCACACTGGATCATCGATGGCGCACTGAAGATCTTCCCGGAGCCGGTGCCGACCATGATCTATGTCTGGTCGGGGGTGATTCTGTTCGGCGTCCTCCTGGCGATCGTCCGGATCATCGCGCCGCGCCCGGCGGGTGCCACCGCCTCACTGACCGGCCGGATCATCTCGGCTGTCGCCATGGTCGCCGTGATCGCGGCGGGGATGGCGCAGATCAACGCCGTGACCGGAAAGTATCCGACCATCCGGACGCTGGTCGGTGCTCAGCACGTGGAAACCACGGATCTTCCCGCGCGGCAGGGTTCGCACGCGGTTCGGCTGGAGAAGTGGCGCGCACCGTCGGGTCTGCCCGAGCACGGCCGGGTCGCCACCGTTCCGATTCCGGCCACCGCGTCCGGTTTCACGGCTCGCCCCGCCAAGGTGTATCTGCCGCCTGCATACTTCGCGGCGCAGCGGCCAGTGCTACCGGTGATCGTGTTGATCGCCGGGCAGCCAGGCTCGCCGGACGACTGGCTGCTCAGCGCCGGCATTGCCGACACTCTCGATGAGTTCGCGGCACGCCATCACGGCGTCACCCCCATCGTGATCGCCGCTGACGGTACCGGAACGGAGCTGGGCAACCCACTGTGCATGGATTCGCGGCTCGGTAATGTCGACACCTACCTGTCGACCCATCTGGCCGAGTGGGCCAGAAACAGTCTGGATGCGGAGACAGACCGGAAGAAGTGGGCGGTGGGTGGGCTGTCGTGCGGCGGAACGTGCGCGTTGCAGCTGGTGACCAACCATCCGGACATGTACTCGGTCTTCCTCAACATGTCCGGCCAATGGGAGCCGACGCTGGGTGACCGGAACCGGACCGTGAGCGCCGCCTTCGGCGGGAACGCAGCCGCGTTCACCGCGGTCAACCCCGTCGACCTCATGCGTACCCGGAAGTACCCGGACGTTGCCGGGGTCTTCCTCGTCGGCGCCGACGACCACGCTTACCGCCCCGGCCTGGAGCGCGTCTATCGGGTCGCCAACGAGTCCGGGATGAACGTCCGCTTCGACACCATTCCCGGTGGCCACGATTTCACCTTGTGGGACAAGGGTTTCCGCAAGGAGCTGCCGTGGCTCGCACAGCGGATCGGTATCGGGTGA
- a CDS encoding 4Fe-4S dicluster domain-containing protein: MGQLSGPTDPGADARWGDAERPRKGFFTDTSICIGCKACEVACKEWNRNPRDGDLELTGMSYDNTVALGASTWRHVAFIEQDGNRIEKARESGRALVELGMPPIPGTPDAAESSPPGHAPPDTPEFRWLMSSDVCKHCTHAGCLDVCPTGALFRTEFGTVVIQDDVCNGCGTCVAGCPFGVVERRADGTAAPTTREGQRKGEQPPVPKRGVAQKCTLCYDRLVDDETPACAQTCPTTSIKFGDHDDLVDDAHARVAQLHEQGMTEARLYGANPSDGVGGTGSVFLLLDEPEVYGLPPDPRVCTADLMSMYKRAGIAAAGMVAAAALSFLRGSR; this comes from the coding sequence ATGGGACAACTGAGCGGCCCCACCGATCCCGGCGCCGATGCACGCTGGGGTGACGCCGAACGGCCCCGCAAGGGCTTCTTCACCGACACCTCGATCTGTATCGGCTGCAAGGCCTGCGAGGTGGCCTGCAAAGAGTGGAACCGCAATCCACGTGACGGCGACCTCGAACTCACCGGCATGTCCTATGACAACACCGTCGCCCTCGGTGCGAGCACCTGGCGGCATGTGGCGTTCATCGAACAGGATGGCAACCGGATCGAGAAGGCTCGCGAATCCGGCCGGGCGCTGGTCGAATTGGGGATGCCGCCGATCCCCGGGACACCGGATGCCGCCGAGTCTTCCCCGCCGGGGCACGCCCCGCCCGACACCCCCGAGTTCCGCTGGTTGATGTCGTCGGATGTCTGCAAACACTGCACCCATGCCGGCTGCCTCGACGTCTGCCCCACCGGGGCGCTGTTCCGGACGGAGTTCGGCACGGTGGTGATCCAGGATGACGTGTGCAACGGATGCGGAACCTGTGTTGCCGGTTGCCCGTTCGGCGTCGTCGAGCGCCGGGCAGATGGCACGGCGGCCCCCACCACCCGCGAAGGTCAGCGCAAGGGTGAGCAGCCGCCGGTTCCCAAACGCGGTGTCGCACAGAAGTGCACGCTCTGCTACGACCGGCTCGTCGACGACGAGACACCAGCCTGCGCGCAGACCTGCCCGACCACGTCGATCAAGTTCGGCGACCACGACGACCTCGTCGACGACGCCCATGCGCGCGTCGCGCAACTACACGAGCAGGGAATGACCGAGGCCCGTCTCTACGGCGCCAACCCCAGCGACGGTGTGGGTGGTACCGGTTCGGTGTTCCTGTTGCTCGACGAGCCGGAAGTCTATGGGCTGCCCCCGGATCCGCGGGTGTGCACAGCCGATCTGATGTCGATGTACAAGCGCGCTGGTATCGCCGCGGCCGGCATGGTCGCCGCGGCCGCACTCTCGTTTCTGCGGGGTTCCCGATGA